Proteins encoded together in one Entomobacter blattae window:
- a CDS encoding DUF3892 domain-containing protein: protein MSEKWAKYIIVAVRYNSSDKHIHSVKRCEDLGDKLGDSEVRTKNAIVNAIENKNLTYATAYQDESGEWVEGAKVSVVVVNGKKYLRTDSNKKEEDNLGNLPEF, encoded by the coding sequence ATGTCCGAAAAATGGGCTAAATACATCATTGTTGCAGTTCGGTATAATTCTTCTGATAAACATATTCATTCTGTTAAGCGCTGTGAGGATCTTGGAGATAAGCTAGGTGATTCAGAAGTAAGAACAAAAAATGCTATAGTAAACGCAATAGAAAACAAAAATCTTACTTATGCTACGGCTTATCAGGACGAGAGCGGAGAATGGGTAGAAGGGGCTAAGGTTTCCGTTGTTGTCGTCAATGGTAAGAAATATCTTCGAACAGACAGCAATAAAAAAGAAGAAGACAATTTAGGAAACCTACCAGAGTTTTAA